The nucleotide window CAGTCATCGAGGAAGGCACGCCTCTCGATGAGGACGGCAATCTCATCACCCGCGACTTGCTTTACGACAAGAACACCAATAAGCAGTTTATCGCCTTGGAAACCCGAAACGGCAAAATTTTTTACATCGTTATCGACTACGACAAGCCGGTAGACGAGGATTTGGAGCAGTATCACGCTTACTTCCTCAATATGGTGGATGAACGGGATTTGCTGGACATTGTTGAGGAAGATGATCTGACAGACGAAACTTCCTCTGCGATCACAGCGGAGCCGTCCCCGTCCCCAGAGCCGTCTTCCGATCCGGTAGATGAAGAACCGGCACAGCAGAACAATACGGGCGGCATCGTAGCCGTCGTGCTGATCTTCGCGGTCATCGTCGGCGCTGCTGTGTATTTTCTAAAATTCCGCAAACCCAAACAATCCGTCAAGGGTAAATCCGATCTGGACGAATACGACTTTGGCGAGGATGAAGACGAACCCGACGATGCTATGGATGTGGAACCGGATGCCGGGCTGGAAACGGAGGATGAAGACCAGTGAGGTATTTTACCGACAGTCCCTATGAAAAAATGATGATGCAGACACCGAAACAGCGGCGGGAGGAAAACCCTCCCGCCACCCTTCCGCCCAGCCATCCCTGCTATGGCTGCGACCGATACAAGGGCGGCCGCTGTGCCGGTCCCTGCTACCGCAATCTGATTATTACCCCGAAGAAAAAGGAGGCTGAAAAATGCGACTTGTAATTGCTGAAAAGCCCAGCGTCGCGCAGTCCATCGCCGCCGTGATCGGCGCAAAGGAGCGCAAAGACGGCTATTTGCAGGGGAACGGAACTCTCGTGTCCTGGTGCATGGGGCATCTCATTGAGCTTGCTCCCGCCGACGCCTACGATCAAAAATACGCCAAATGGCGTCGGGAGGATTTGCCTATCCTGCCCGACCGTTGGCAGTATGTTGTCCCGAAAGGCAAGGAAAAACAACTCAATATCCTGCGTAACCTCATGTCTCGCAAGGACGTAGACGGTATCGTCTGCGCCACCGACGCCGGGCGTGAAGGAGAGCTTATCTTCCGGCTGGTGTATGCCTATTGCGGCTGCACGAAGCCCGTTCAAAGACTCTGGATTTCCTCAATGGAGGAAATCGCCATAGCCGAGGGTTTTCAAGCCCTGAAAGACGGCGCTGCCTACGATAACCTGTATCAATCGGCCCTGTGCCGCTCACAGGCCGACTGGCTGGTGGGCATCAACGCCACCCGCCTGTTCTCCGTGCTGTACGGGCAGACTTTGAACGTGGGCCGGGTACAGTCCCCGACGCTGGCGATGTTGGTAAATCGGGAGGCCGCTATCGCGGCTTTCAAGCCGACGCCCTTTTTCAATGTCACCATCGCCTTAAACGGTTTTGCCGCAGCAAGCGACCGGCTGGAGGATAAGGCCGAAGCCGAGAGGCTGCGTGCCGCCTGCCTTGACCAAATTGCCATTCTCAAAGCAGTGGAGCGCAAGGACAAATCCGAGCTGCCGCCCAAGCTCTACGACCTGACCACGCTCCAGCGGGAGGCCAACCGCCTGCACGGGTACACCGCCCAGCAGACGTTGGATTATGCGCAGAGCCTTTATGAAAAGAAGCTCTGCACTTACCCCCGCACCGACAGCCGGTATCTGACCGAGGATATGGCCGAAAAGCTGCCCGTGCTGGTCAATGCCACCGCCAAGGCCCTGCCCTTTATGAAAGGAACGGCGGTGTATATGAATCCGGCACAGGTGGTCAACAGCGCCAAGGTATCCGACCATCATGCCATCATCCCGACGCTGACCATGCGAGAAAGCGACCTGTCCGCGTTACCTGCCGGGGAACGCTCCATCCTGCATATGATCGCCGCCCGGCTGATCTGTGCCGTGGGCAACAAGCATGATTATTCCGAAACCACCGTCACACTGGACTGCGCGGGCCATGCTTTCACCGCCAAGGGCAAAGCCATCCTCGCGCCCGGCTGGAAGGAGGCCGAAGGGCGGTTCAGGGAAACCCTGAAGCAGCAGCCGGAGGACAGTAAAGAAGACGTGTCCAAGTCCCTGCCGGTGCTGACCGAGGGGCAGGAACTTGAGGTGATGGTTGCCGCCGTCAAGGAGGGGAAAACCACGCCGCCCAAGCATTTCACCGAGGATACGCTTTTATCTTCTATGGAAACTGCGGGCGCGGAGGATATGCCAGAAGATTCCGAACGTAAGGGTCTGGGCACACCTGCAACCCGTGCCGGTATCATCGAAAAGCTGGTGAAAACCGGCCTTGTGGAGCGCAAAACGGCCAAGAAAGTAAAATATATGCTGCCCACGGAAAAGGGAGCCGCCCTGATTGCCGTCCTGCCAGAAACGCTCAAATCCCCGGTGCTTACCGCCGATTGGGAAGAACAGCTAAAGCAGGTGGAGCGCGGCGCACTGGCAGCCACCGGCTTCATGAATGGCATCATCGCCATGACCGGCGAATTGGTGCAAACCTATGAACCGGACTCAGGCGTGGCGTTTCCCTCCGACAAGGAAACGATAGGCGTTTGCCCCCGTTGCGGAGGGCGTGTGACGGAGGGCAAAAAAGGCTTTTCCTGTGAAAACCGGACTTGTGGGTTTATCCTCTGGAAAGACAACCGCTTCTTTGCCGCCAAGAAAAAGGAGCTGACCAAGAAAATCGCCGCCGCGCTCTTAAAGGACGGGCGGGCGGCGCTGCCCGGCTGCCACTCTGAAAAGACCGGAAAGACCTACGATGCCGTAGTTGTGCTGGATGATACCGGTGGACAGTATGTGGGTTTCAAGCTGGAGTTTTCCGGCAAGAAGGAGTGAGCGCCATGGCGAAAAACATGTCGGAGCAATTAGGCCCGGAAATCCCCATCAAGGAAAGAAAACTCCCGATGGGCTTGCCGGGCGTCAACCGCCGCATGGTATCGGGTTTTATGCTGGCAAACGGTTTTGTTCTGCTTGAAAGCGAGCGCGACCCGCAGGGCCGGTATTACGGCGGCGTCGGCATGGACGGCATGTATCTGAGAACGCCGCACATCTTCGCGCCGGTGCGGAGCGAGGCCGGGGAGATCCTCGCGTTCCGGGAGGTGCTTCCCGAACCCATCCCAACCCGGAAGCCGCCCCCGCGCGGCGGGCCGGAACGGTAAGGGGGAGTCTTGTATGAAGCTCTCCCGTTACGAGCAGGAAACCATCATCAATTTCAACGAGGAAGAAGATACGGCCAGCGTTTATACCCACAATCCGAAGCTGCGTGAGAAGCTGCTGCGCCTGACGGTCAAATACCCCGATAAAGTCAGGCTGGAGCGCCGGGAACCTCATGGAGCCGCCAGTTTTATCGTTCCCAAAAGCTGCGTGTCTGTCCGGGAGCCGTACAGCGACACACGGCGGGCCGCCGATAGCAAGCGCGCAAAAGAAGCGAAAATACGCCCTCCCGACAGGAGCATACGATCCCAAAATGAATAGCGAGCGCGCTCCTGCATAGGTTTACCCCGGCCTGTGCGGGGCGTGCTGTTTTATTTTCCCGGATTCTGAAAGGAGCCAACAGATATGAGCGATTACACAAAAATGCGGTTTACCAGCACCGTGGACCCGGACAGAAGCGTAATTCTTACACTCCCCTCCAAAAAGGAGCAATTCCAAGAGGCTATGCGGAGCATCGGCGCGGAAACCATAGAAATGGGCTGCAAGGTCACTGATTTTACCAGCGATATTCCGGCGCTGGATCAGCTTCTGGCGGTCAATCCCGACGCTATAATAAATGCCACGCCGGATGAGCTGAATTATGCGGCGGCGAGGATCGCGGCACTGACACCGCCAGAACGAGAACTGCTAGACGCGGTTTCAGAAAGCCCCCTGCGTTTGCGGAAGCTGGAGCAGATCATCGACTTTAAGGAAAACAGCGAGTTTTTTCTGCTCATTCCCGAGGCGAAAAACGCTGACACATTGGGCCGCTATTACGCCTATCAATCCGGTATGGTGGACATGCCGGAAAAATGGAAGGCAGCCATTGACTTTGAAAAGCTGGGCATGATTGCAGCCGAGGCGGAGCGCGGCGCGTTCACCGCACACGGTTATGTTCTGCCTACCGGCGACGAATGGACGCATTATTTTGAAAAGAACCGTATCGTACCCGCAGCGCACCTCATTACTGGCGCGGAGATCAGGCCCTCCGTCAGAGAACGTTTGAATTCCTCAAAATCCAGACCGTCCGGATTGCCGAAGCATAAACACGGCACCCCCGATCACGAACGCTGAAAGGAGGCAGCACTATGGCTGACTATGATAAAAATAAAGACAGGCTAAAGGAAATCACCGACAGCATTGAGCAGGGCATCAAAGACCTGTTCCAGAGCGACAAATACATGGAATACCTGCGCACCATGAGCCGTTTTCACCACTATTCCCTTAACAATACTGTCCTGATTGCCATGCAGAAGCCTGACGCCACCCTTGTAGCAGGTTTCAACAAATGGCGCGACCAGTTTGAGCGTAATGTCAGACGCGGTGAAAAAGGGATTAAAATTATCGCTCCTACGCCTTTTAAGAAGAAAATCGAGCAGGAAAAGCTCGACCCGGATACCCACGCCCCCGTCCTGAACCCGGACGGCAGCATCGTCATGGAGGAAAAGGAAATCAAAATCCCCATGTACAAAGTGGTGTCCGTATTTGATGTGTCGCAAACCGAGGGTAAGCCGCTGCCCCAGCTTGCCAGCAACCTCACCGGTAATGTGCAACAATATGAGGTTTTCATGGAGGCACTGCGGCGTTCCTCTCCCGTACCGATAGGCTTTGAGCGCATCGCAGATAATTCGGACGGCTATTTCAGTCTGACCGACCAGCGAATCGCCATCCGGGAGGGCATGAGCGAGGTGCAGACCGTTTCTGCGGCCATCCACGAAATCGCCCACTCCAAGCTGCACAACCGGGAGCAGGCGCAGCTTGCCGCTGCCCAGGGCGATGAAACCGCCGAGCCGCCCAAGCCTAAAGACCGCCGTACTGAGGAAGTGGAAGCCGAAAGCATTTCCTTTGCTGTCTGCGCCTACTACGGTATCTCCACAGGAGAAAACAGCTTCGGGTATATCGCATCATGGAGTAAGGATAAGGAACTGCTGGAGCTGCGGGCTTCTCTGGAAACCATCAATAAGACCGCTTCCGGCTTCATCAGCGATATTGACCGCAATTTTGCAGAGATCGCCAAGGAGCGCGGCATCGACCTGTCCGCGCCGGAGCAGCAGCCGGAGTCTACCCCTGAACAATCTGCCAAGGAGCCGCAAATCACCATTTCCGATCATACTGAAACCGTTTCCCCATCATTCACGCCGGAATCGCCCGCCGCTGCGTCCAGCTATGAGGAATCCAGCCCCTCGCCGGGTACGTCTGAACTCTCCGACCCAGATGTATATCCGATGCCCGACCTCACGCTAACGATTGCCGACCGGGATGCCTATGGGTATACCGAAGATGACATGCTTCCTCTCTCTGCTGATCGCGCTGCGGAGCTGTATGAAAAAGATTTCACTGTTTATATGCTTTATGACGGAAACGGCGCTGGCATGGCCTTTGATCGTGACGATATCGACGGCCATACCGGAATGTTCGGCATTAACCG belongs to Oscillospiraceae bacterium CM and includes:
- a CDS encoding DUF4366 domain-containing protein — protein: MNKKKSRFFITLLAVMLCMTAFSSVAYASGGPETEEPVTTATPAPSETPVIEEGTPLDEDGNLITRDLLYDKNTNKQFIALETRNGKIFYIVIDYDKPVDEDLEQYHAYFLNMVDERDLLDIVEEDDLTDETSSAITAEPSPSPEPSSDPVDEEPAQQNNTGGIVAVVLIFAVIVGAAVYFLKFRKPKQSVKGKSDLDEYDFGEDEDEPDDAMDVEPDAGLETEDEDQ
- a CDS encoding DNA topoisomerase 3, whose product is MRLVIAEKPSVAQSIAAVIGAKERKDGYLQGNGTLVSWCMGHLIELAPADAYDQKYAKWRREDLPILPDRWQYVVPKGKEKQLNILRNLMSRKDVDGIVCATDAGREGELIFRLVYAYCGCTKPVQRLWISSMEEIAIAEGFQALKDGAAYDNLYQSALCRSQADWLVGINATRLFSVLYGQTLNVGRVQSPTLAMLVNREAAIAAFKPTPFFNVTIALNGFAAASDRLEDKAEAERLRAACLDQIAILKAVERKDKSELPPKLYDLTTLQREANRLHGYTAQQTLDYAQSLYEKKLCTYPRTDSRYLTEDMAEKLPVLVNATAKALPFMKGTAVYMNPAQVVNSAKVSDHHAIIPTLTMRESDLSALPAGERSILHMIAARLICAVGNKHDYSETTVTLDCAGHAFTAKGKAILAPGWKEAEGRFRETLKQQPEDSKEDVSKSLPVLTEGQELEVMVAAVKEGKTTPPKHFTEDTLLSSMETAGAEDMPEDSERKGLGTPATRAGIIEKLVKTGLVERKTAKKVKYMLPTEKGAALIAVLPETLKSPVLTADWEEQLKQVERGALAATGFMNGIIAMTGELVQTYEPDSGVAFPSDKETIGVCPRCGGRVTEGKKGFSCENRTCGFILWKDNRFFAAKKKELTKKIAAALLKDGRAALPGCHSEKTGKTYDAVVVLDDTGGQYVGFKLEFSGKKE
- a CDS encoding immunoglobulin, translated to MKLSRYEQETIINFNEEEDTASVYTHNPKLREKLLRLTVKYPDKVRLERREPHGAASFIVPKSCVSVREPYSDTRRAADSKRAKEAKIRPPDRSIRSQNE
- a CDS encoding antirestriction protein ArdA, which codes for MSDYTKMRFTSTVDPDRSVILTLPSKKEQFQEAMRSIGAETIEMGCKVTDFTSDIPALDQLLAVNPDAIINATPDELNYAAARIAALTPPERELLDAVSESPLRLRKLEQIIDFKENSEFFLLIPEAKNADTLGRYYAYQSGMVDMPEKWKAAIDFEKLGMIAAEAERGAFTAHGYVLPTGDEWTHYFEKNRIVPAAHLITGAEIRPSVRERLNSSKSRPSGLPKHKHGTPDHER
- a CDS encoding DUF4316 domain-containing protein, which gives rise to MADYDKNKDRLKEITDSIEQGIKDLFQSDKYMEYLRTMSRFHHYSLNNTVLIAMQKPDATLVAGFNKWRDQFERNVRRGEKGIKIIAPTPFKKKIEQEKLDPDTHAPVLNPDGSIVMEEKEIKIPMYKVVSVFDVSQTEGKPLPQLASNLTGNVQQYEVFMEALRRSSPVPIGFERIADNSDGYFSLTDQRIAIREGMSEVQTVSAAIHEIAHSKLHNREQAQLAAAQGDETAEPPKPKDRRTEEVEAESISFAVCAYYGISTGENSFGYIASWSKDKELLELRASLETINKTASGFISDIDRNFAEIAKERGIDLSAPEQQPESTPEQSAKEPQITISDHTETVSPSFTPESPAAASSYEESSPSPGTSELSDPDVYPMPDLTLTIADRDAYGYTEDDMLPLSADRAAELYEKDFTVYMLYDGNGAGMAFDRDDIDGHTGMFGINREEWEESQEYLSLIEGREMSQKELENSFLNNPADAFAIYQLKRTEETRDFRFEPLERLQAVGLTVERENYELVYTDGFTKFEGTRDRLEDLFDRFNNDHPKDFHGHSLSVSDIIALKQSGKLSYHYVDRFDFAELPNFARPENYLKNAEMAMEDDYGMIDGIVNNGKHPSVAELESQVKAGGQISLSDLARAVHDERAEKRPSVLEQLKMPPAKQAHHKTAPSKGAEMER